One Zymoseptoria tritici IPO323 chromosome 3, whole genome shotgun sequence genomic region harbors:
- a CDS encoding putative beta-Ig-H3/fasciclin, producing the protein MQFKNFFLAAAIAALTSAQDVPTLAAALNSTESLSSLNTLLGQYPDLLATLAGLTNTSIFAPSNEALETLMAQDGFAELAATDGYIEALLTYHVVPAQLASANITATPAFVPTLLNDTTYSNVTGGQVIGLVLSGEGDNATAQVISGLAQRSNITTADVEVSTGYVHIIDSVLTLPVNITSTLTAANLTGLAGAVIFADLGDTLDSSEDVTVFAPTTEAFEAIASALENATAETVASILQYHVAPQIGYSSLLQNGSQLETLAGSNVNVTILDGEVFVNSAKVIATDILVSGGVVHLIEAVLNP; encoded by the exons ATGCAGTTCAAGaacttcttcctcgccgcggCGATAGCTGCTCTGACCTCAGCGCAAGACGTGCCAActcttgctgctgctctcAACAGCACGGAGTCCCTGTCGTCTCTGAACACTCTTCTCGGACAATATCCAGACC TGCTTGCCACTCTCGCCGGACTGACAAATACTTCCATCTTCGCTCCCAGCAACGAAGCTCTTGAGACATTAATGGCACAGGATGGATTCGCGGAATTGGCTGCCACTGATGGCTACATCGAGGCTCTCCTGACCTACCATGTCGTACCTGCTCAATTGGCCTCTGCCAATATCACTGCAACACCGGCATTTGTCCCAACTCTGCTCAACGACACCACCTACTCCAATGTTACCGGTGGACAGGTCATTGGCCTCGTTCTGAGCGGTGAGGGAGACAACGCTACGGCGCAGGTCATCTCTGGACTCGCTCAACGATCGAACATCACCACTGCT GACGTCGAAGTCTCCACCGGCTACGTCCACATCATTGACTCCGTGCTGACGCTGCCTGTCAACATCACCTCGACCCTAACGGCCGCCAATCTTACCGGTCTCGCTGGCGCCGTCATCTTTGCCGACCTCGGTGATACACTTGACTCTTCCGAGGATGTCACAGTTTTCGCCCCAACCACCGAAGCCTTCGAAGCTATCGCCAGCGCTCTTGAAAACGCCACAGCAGAGACTGTCGCCAGCATCCTCCAATACCACGTCGCACCTCAAATTGGGTACAGCTCTCTCTTGCAAAACGGAAGCCAGCTCGAGACTCTGGCCGGCTCAAACGTCAACGTGACGATTCTCGACGGCGAAGTGTTCGTGAACTCAGCCAAGGTCATCGCCACTGATATCCTAGTCTCTGGCGGTGTTGTGCACCTCATTGAGGCCGTCCTCAACCCC